The following proteins come from a genomic window of Fusibacter sp. A1:
- a CDS encoding putative metalloprotease CJM1_0395 family protein: protein MRIDTYKKNVNAYPNNPSDRDQRVQADRPIEKDVKNASGVESQTTTDDSKNRSVIRELVNREREVIAHERAHQSAGGDIAGSASYTYTIGPDGKRYISGGEVSLSIPGSDDPEEMIQIAQQVIKAAMAPVKPSSQDISVASRAQQMASQARMLLASKRYEAQKEDKKDNTVDLLL, encoded by the coding sequence ATGCGTATCGATACTTACAAAAAAAACGTAAATGCTTATCCTAATAATCCTTCGGATCGCGATCAAAGAGTACAAGCAGATAGACCGATTGAAAAGGACGTGAAGAACGCTTCTGGCGTGGAGAGTCAGACTACGACAGATGATTCAAAGAACAGGTCTGTGATCAGGGAGCTTGTAAACAGGGAGCGGGAAGTGATAGCGCATGAGCGCGCCCATCAATCCGCAGGCGGAGACATCGCAGGCAGCGCCTCCTATACCTATACGATTGGTCCCGATGGGAAACGCTATATAAGCGGCGGTGAAGTTAGTCTGTCCATTCCAGGTTCTGATGATCCTGAGGAAATGATACAAATCGCCCAGCAGGTCATTAAAGCTGCGATGGCACCTGTGAAACCGTCCTCACAGGATATCAGTGTTGCTTCGCGCGCACAACAGATGGCTTCTCAGGCAAGGATGTTGCTTGCATCAAAAAGATATGAAGCGCAAAAAGAGGACAAGAAGGACAATACGGTTGATTTATTGTTGTAA
- a CDS encoding universal stress protein yields the protein MRSKTKVMVCVTQQKSCERLLAHAAELARHDHDEIYMVHVVKENWRYFGKMKESDALEYLFDISKDYNASVNVLKSKDIDASLADFAQKLNVDYIVMGESLEVTKQQNMIHRLQNITKKNVKFEIVKISDEGDQAS from the coding sequence ATGAGAAGCAAAACAAAAGTGATGGTTTGTGTCACCCAGCAAAAATCTTGTGAAAGGCTGCTGGCTCACGCTGCTGAATTAGCCAGACACGATCATGATGAAATATATATGGTACACGTGGTTAAGGAAAACTGGAGATATTTTGGAAAAATGAAAGAATCGGATGCGCTGGAATATCTGTTTGACATATCTAAAGACTACAACGCCAGTGTCAATGTCTTAAAATCAAAAGATATCGATGCGTCTCTGGCTGACTTCGCACAAAAGCTGAATGTCGATTATATCGTGATGGGAGAATCGCTCGAAGTCACCAAACAGCAAAATATGATACACCGATTACAAAACATCACAAAGAAGAATGTGAAGTTTGAAATCGTCAAAATTTCTGACGAAGGCGACCAAGCCAGCTGA
- a CDS encoding PilZ domain-containing protein, translating into MKDRRRSTRYPTHISIRIESLYKQDYVKIDNVNEDITVTDVSKTGVGFASTHELPLNYYFNSKITFDDEKFFYSVLKIIRIGQEGNVYQYGCEFVGLADILASTVDEYAELTEPLED; encoded by the coding sequence ATGAAAGATAGAAGACGTTCAACCAGATATCCTACACATATTTCCATAAGAATCGAATCGCTCTATAAGCAAGACTATGTGAAGATTGACAATGTGAATGAAGATATTACAGTGACAGACGTATCTAAAACAGGTGTCGGCTTCGCTTCGACACATGAATTGCCGCTGAATTACTACTTCAATTCCAAAATCACTTTTGATGATGAGAAATTCTTTTATTCAGTCTTGAAAATCATTAGAATCGGTCAGGAAGGTAATGTCTATCAATACGGTTGTGAGTTTGTAGGTTTAGCGGATATATTAGCATCGACAGTTGATGAATATGCTGAATTAACAGAGCCGCTGGAAGATTAA
- the thiH gene encoding 2-iminoacetate synthase ThiH: MSLIKLLRSLDTELLLEKSERFGEKHVKDALDIDFASFEHFLSLISTEASKHLEKLAVKASGISARQFGKTIGLYTPLYLGNFCENQCVYCGFNSESSTVRNKLDQEEIQKELDAIYGTGLREVLLLTGESNKHTPVDYIEKAVAMAAVKFKSIGIEIYPLDESGYERLISAGVNSLTIYQETYDEAVYDRLHLKGPKKDYEYRLNAPERAAKAGMAQIGIGALFGLSDPKSDAIKLYHHLRYLEKRYPQVELSISLPRLKPISGDLEFGATTVSDKLFVQLLLAFRICFPRLGINLSTRESQELREHLLALGITKMSAGVKTTVGGHSDKAASDVQFDIDDKRSVEEIMDMLKTKGIQHVLSDWVRR, encoded by the coding sequence ATGAGTTTGATCAAGCTCCTTAGAAGCCTGGATACAGAATTGCTGCTAGAAAAGTCCGAGCGGTTCGGCGAGAAGCATGTGAAAGACGCCCTTGATATCGATTTTGCATCGTTTGAACACTTTTTATCGCTGATATCGACTGAGGCCTCAAAGCATCTTGAAAAACTTGCTGTGAAGGCGAGTGGAATAAGCGCGAGGCAGTTTGGAAAGACGATCGGGCTTTATACCCCCCTCTATTTGGGTAACTTTTGTGAGAACCAGTGCGTGTACTGCGGGTTCAACAGCGAATCATCGACTGTTCGAAACAAGCTTGACCAGGAAGAGATTCAAAAGGAACTGGATGCCATATACGGTACCGGACTGCGTGAGGTATTGCTTTTGACAGGGGAGTCCAATAAGCACACTCCTGTAGACTATATCGAAAAGGCGGTCGCGATGGCTGCTGTGAAGTTCAAGTCCATCGGAATCGAGATTTATCCGCTGGATGAGTCCGGATATGAGCGTTTGATCAGTGCGGGAGTGAACAGTCTTACGATCTACCAGGAGACCTATGACGAAGCGGTCTATGACAGGCTTCATCTGAAGGGCCCAAAAAAAGATTACGAGTACCGTTTAAACGCACCCGAACGCGCCGCCAAGGCGGGAATGGCACAAATCGGAATCGGCGCGCTTTTCGGCCTGTCCGATCCAAAATCTGATGCGATCAAGCTATATCATCATCTGAGGTATCTTGAAAAGCGCTATCCGCAAGTGGAGCTTAGTATTTCACTCCCCAGGTTAAAACCCATTTCGGGGGACTTGGAGTTTGGAGCAACGACGGTTTCTGATAAGCTCTTTGTACAGCTGCTGTTGGCGTTTAGAATATGCTTTCCAAGGCTGGGAATAAATCTGTCGACAAGAGAGTCGCAAGAACTACGAGAGCATCTGCTAGCCCTTGGTATCACAAAGATGTCCGCTGGTGTGAAAACCACGGTAGGAGGTCATAGCGACAAGGCTGCAAGCGATGTTCAATTCGACATCGACGATAAGAGGTCTGTAGAAGAGATTATGGACATGCTAAAGACTAAAGGGATACAGCACGTGCTATCGGATTGGGTGAGAAGATGA
- the thiF gene encoding sulfur carrier protein ThiS adenylyltransferase ThiF, with protein sequence MRIKYNGCIIESSSIDLKSFRLLHDEDADIRYVNGFSACDDYLLQDGDEVVLIKRGRKPSSETLEHLMASRHTPKVHEQMKASTVGIAGVGGLGSNAVLALARMGVGRLVIVDFDVVEPSNLNRQAYFIEHLGLLKVDAMKELVSKVNPYIVVECHHVKVDEKNAVSLFEGCDVVIEAFDDPKSKAMLVSELLTHCKMPIVAGSGMAGTLSSNTIETTRRFDRLYLVGDLVTGAKEHMGLMAPRVMVASAHQANMAVRLILGEKET encoded by the coding sequence ATGAGGATTAAATACAATGGTTGTATTATCGAGTCGTCATCGATTGATTTGAAGTCATTCAGGCTTCTTCATGATGAGGATGCCGATATCAGGTACGTCAATGGATTCAGCGCATGCGACGACTACCTCTTGCAGGACGGGGACGAAGTGGTCCTGATCAAGCGCGGGCGCAAGCCATCTAGTGAGACGCTTGAACATTTGATGGCAAGCAGGCATACACCAAAGGTTCATGAACAGATGAAGGCTTCTACTGTTGGTATCGCAGGTGTCGGTGGGCTGGGATCAAACGCTGTGCTGGCACTGGCAAGAATGGGAGTCGGAAGGCTTGTCATCGTCGATTTCGATGTGGTGGAACCATCCAATCTTAACAGGCAGGCCTACTTTATCGAACATCTGGGTCTTCTAAAGGTGGATGCGATGAAAGAGCTGGTTTCGAAAGTGAATCCATATATCGTCGTTGAGTGCCATCATGTGAAAGTGGATGAGAAAAACGCCGTGTCGCTATTCGAAGGATGCGATGTGGTCATCGAAGCCTTCGATGACCCAAAGAGCAAGGCAATGCTGGTATCAGAGCTGCTTACGCACTGTAAGATGCCGATTGTAGCGGGGTCTGGCATGGCAGGTACACTTTCAAGCAACACGATTGAAACGACGCGTAGGTTCGACAGGTTATACCTTGTAGGTGATCTTGTCACAGGAGCTAAGGAACACATGGGACTTATGGCGCCAAGAGTCATGGTAGCAAGCGCTCATCAGGCAAACATGGCTGTGCGGTTGATCTTAGGCGAAAAGGAAACGTAG
- a CDS encoding thiazole synthase yields the protein MEMLKLGNMEFKSRLIIGSGKFSDQALMPAVIEASGAQMVTLALRRVDLEAGSDNILEYIPKDLTLLPNTSGATNAEEAIRIARLARTMGCGDFIKIEVINDTKYLLPDNEETIKATKVLAEEGFIVLPYMNPDLIAARKLQEAGAAAVMPLGSPIGSNRGIQTKEMIRIIIEEIDVPVIIDAGIGRPSEACEAMEMGADAVMVNTAIASSDCPEIMAKAFRQAVEAGRSAFEAKLGPKSSSAVASSPLTGFLGA from the coding sequence ATAGAGATGCTTAAACTGGGAAACATGGAATTCAAATCGAGGCTGATCATAGGAAGTGGCAAGTTTTCTGACCAGGCCCTCATGCCCGCAGTGATTGAAGCAAGCGGTGCGCAGATGGTGACACTTGCCTTAAGGCGTGTGGATTTAGAAGCGGGTAGCGACAATATCTTAGAATACATACCAAAGGACCTTACACTGCTTCCCAACACTTCTGGGGCTACAAACGCCGAAGAGGCCATTCGGATCGCCAGACTTGCAAGAACGATGGGTTGCGGCGATTTTATAAAAATTGAAGTGATTAACGACACAAAGTACCTGCTTCCTGATAATGAAGAGACCATCAAGGCGACCAAGGTACTCGCTGAAGAAGGTTTTATCGTACTCCCCTATATGAATCCAGACCTGATTGCGGCAAGAAAGCTTCAGGAGGCAGGGGCTGCGGCTGTCATGCCTCTGGGATCGCCGATTGGGTCCAATAGGGGGATTCAGACAAAAGAGATGATTCGTATCATCATAGAGGAAATCGACGTGCCGGTGATCATTGACGCCGGAATCGGCAGACCTTCTGAAGCCTGCGAGGCGATGGAGATGGGAGCGGATGCGGTGATGGTGAATACGGCGATCGCTTCGTCTGATTGTCCTGAGATCATGGCAAAAGCCTTCAGGCAGGCGGTTGAAGCGGGGCGCAGCGCCTTTGAGGCCAAGCTTGGACCTAAAAGCTCTTCTGCTGTCGCCTCATCACCACTCACCGGTTTTTTAGGTGCCTAA
- a CDS encoding phosphatase, whose protein sequence is MAFIVDLHTHTISSGHAYSTLMDYVNYAKEHAISAFGISDHGPAMPGGPNVFHIANQTVIPRYIDDVLILRGVEANIINFNGDIDIEEKFLDRLDYAIASLHDVVLKPGTVEQNTSAVCGAIEKSKVRILGHLGNPKFPLDYAAIVRACKDKNIAIEINNSTFVSGSRSGSEEHCMMLAKLCYENNIPIILGSDAHIHFDLAEFSQCYQLLDRASIPRDYPINYRRDQFFNWLGVEGLEV, encoded by the coding sequence ATGGCATTTATCGTAGATTTACACACACATACAATTTCGAGCGGGCATGCATATTCCACATTGATGGATTATGTGAACTACGCAAAAGAACATGCCATCAGCGCATTTGGCATATCCGATCACGGACCGGCAATGCCGGGTGGTCCCAATGTGTTTCATATCGCAAACCAGACCGTCATACCAAGATATATCGATGACGTGCTTATCCTAAGAGGGGTAGAAGCGAACATCATCAACTTCAACGGAGATATCGATATCGAGGAGAAGTTTTTAGATAGGCTTGACTATGCGATCGCGTCACTTCACGATGTCGTACTTAAACCGGGTACTGTCGAGCAGAATACGAGTGCGGTCTGCGGTGCGATAGAGAAAAGCAAGGTTAGGATTTTAGGTCATTTGGGAAATCCTAAGTTTCCACTTGATTATGCTGCGATCGTTAGGGCGTGTAAGGACAAAAACATAGCCATTGAAATCAACAACAGCACATTTGTCTCAGGAAGCAGATCAGGCAGCGAGGAGCATTGCATGATGCTCGCGAAACTATGCTATGAAAACAACATTCCGATCATACTGGGCAGCGACGCGCATATCCACTTTGACCTTGCAGAGTTCTCTCAGTGTTACCAGCTGCTTGACAGGGCATCGATCCCAAGAGACTATCCGATTAACTACAGACGCGATCAATTTTTCAATTGGTTGGGTGTGGAAGGACTAGAGGTGTAA
- the thiS gene encoding sulfur carrier protein ThiS, whose protein sequence is MVVVNGKEMELDHKTISQMLLDLHLNPVLVVVELNKVIVEKADYDSIRLKPGDNLEVVQFVGGG, encoded by the coding sequence ATGGTTGTGGTAAATGGTAAGGAAATGGAACTTGATCACAAAACGATTTCTCAAATGCTCCTAGATCTTCACTTGAATCCTGTTCTTGTTGTGGTCGAGTTGAATAAGGTGATTGTAGAAAAGGCGGACTATGATAGCATCCGGTTGAAACCAGGTGATAATCTCGAGGTAGTTCAGTTTGTAGGAGGTGGCTGA
- the rlmN gene encoding 23S rRNA (adenine(2503)-C(2))-methyltransferase RlmN: MKPSLYALDMASLEQVVVSLGEPKFRAKQIWEFMMNKRVASIDEMHNIPKKLKDKLSAKYQLFDMKIVKVQGSEESSTKKYLISLRDGHQVEAVLMKYAHGNSICISSQVGCRMGCTFCASTIDGLARNLESYELWEQISIVAADANVRVSHVVLMGSGEPLDNFEAVVEFIKTVSNQEHLGIGQRHITVSTCGLVNRIDQLADEKLQITLAISLHQPFNDERSLVVPVNKKYPIEVLMASVDRYIALTGRRVTVEYALIKGVNDTREHAGALVKLLKGKLIHVNLIPINPIEERDYEPTLKKDVLQFKKMLESGKLNVTVRRELGDDIDAACGQLRRSFEQN; this comes from the coding sequence ATGAAACCGAGTTTATATGCTTTGGATATGGCCTCACTCGAGCAAGTGGTCGTATCCTTAGGGGAACCAAAATTTAGAGCGAAGCAGATTTGGGAATTCATGATGAATAAACGAGTCGCTTCTATCGATGAAATGCATAATATTCCTAAAAAACTTAAGGATAAGCTTTCTGCAAAATACCAACTTTTCGACATGAAAATCGTTAAAGTGCAGGGCAGTGAGGAAAGTTCGACGAAAAAATATCTGATCTCCTTAAGGGATGGTCATCAGGTGGAAGCGGTATTGATGAAATACGCGCATGGAAATTCCATTTGCATCTCATCGCAAGTCGGATGTAGAATGGGCTGCACATTCTGTGCTTCGACAATCGACGGACTTGCAAGGAACCTGGAAAGTTACGAGCTGTGGGAGCAAATCTCAATCGTGGCTGCGGATGCGAATGTAAGGGTGTCTCATGTGGTTCTGATGGGTAGTGGCGAACCTTTGGACAACTTTGAAGCGGTGGTTGAGTTTATCAAAACGGTAAGCAATCAGGAACATCTAGGAATCGGACAGCGACATATTACCGTTTCGACGTGTGGACTTGTCAACCGTATCGATCAGCTTGCAGACGAGAAGCTTCAGATCACACTTGCCATCTCGCTTCATCAGCCGTTTAACGATGAGAGAAGCCTAGTAGTACCCGTGAATAAGAAATACCCGATTGAGGTCCTGATGGCTTCTGTTGACCGCTATATCGCCTTGACCGGGCGTAGGGTGACTGTCGAATATGCGCTCATTAAAGGAGTCAATGACACAAGAGAGCATGCGGGCGCGCTTGTAAAGCTTTTGAAAGGCAAGTTGATTCATGTCAATCTTATTCCTATCAATCCGATCGAAGAGCGCGATTACGAACCGACCCTTAAAAAAGATGTCCTTCAGTTCAAAAAGATGCTGGAAAGCGGAAAACTCAATGTAACCGTAAGAAGAGAGTTAGGCGATGATATTGACGCAGCTTGCGGTCAGTTGAGAAGATCTTTTGAGCAGAACTAG
- a CDS encoding NAD(P)-dependent oxidoreductase, whose amino-acid sequence MHVVMTYDYGKEVIDEIESLGYSVEIVPESGITEEMDFSRAEVLICYDPFGRMNLSTLTNLKLIMLSSVGVDQVPEKLSSREGLIITNNRGGYSPPMGEWIVMMLLVGVKRAYPLIVQSLNRIWKIDTQVEELTDKQILFLGTGSIAQEAIKRLKGFGAYTIGMNRSGHYVEGFDKVIGKDQVDEYIKNADALVLCLPQTVHTEQFMDSYRLSLMKDDAILINISRGSVLDERALEEELLKGKFRFVALDVTKEEPLNSDSSLWTYDQVLITPHNSWVSEHRNSRRLEVIMKNLKRFTAQGDLINTVDIERGY is encoded by the coding sequence ATGCATGTTGTGATGACTTATGATTATGGTAAAGAAGTGATTGATGAGATAGAGTCGCTCGGCTACTCTGTCGAAATAGTTCCTGAATCGGGAATTACAGAAGAAATGGATTTTTCAAGGGCCGAGGTTTTAATCTGCTATGATCCGTTTGGCAGAATGAACCTGTCCACACTGACGAATCTCAAGCTGATCATGCTCTCAAGTGTAGGAGTGGATCAGGTTCCTGAAAAGTTAAGCTCGAGAGAAGGGCTGATCATCACAAACAATAGGGGCGGATATAGCCCACCGATGGGTGAGTGGATCGTCATGATGCTGCTTGTGGGCGTTAAAAGGGCATATCCTCTGATTGTGCAGTCCTTAAATAGAATTTGGAAGATCGATACGCAGGTTGAAGAACTGACAGATAAGCAAATTTTGTTCTTAGGAACAGGATCGATCGCTCAAGAAGCGATTAAACGCCTTAAGGGATTTGGTGCCTATACTATCGGCATGAACAGAAGCGGACACTATGTAGAGGGGTTTGACAAGGTCATAGGTAAAGATCAGGTAGATGAGTATATTAAAAATGCCGACGCACTTGTGCTTTGTTTACCGCAAACCGTTCATACAGAGCAGTTTATGGATAGTTATAGATTGTCTCTGATGAAGGATGATGCGATACTCATCAATATATCAAGAGGTTCGGTACTCGATGAGCGAGCGCTTGAAGAGGAGCTTCTAAAAGGGAAATTCAGGTTTGTGGCGCTAGATGTCACAAAAGAGGAACCTTTGAATTCGGATTCAAGCCTATGGACCTATGATCAGGTTCTGATCACGCCACACAATTCGTGGGTATCGGAGCATAGGAATTCAAGACGACTTGAGGTCATTATGAAAAATTTGAAAAGATTCACCGCACAAGGTGATTTGATCAATACAGTAGATATCGAAAGAGGGTATTAG